From one Psilocybe cubensis strain MGC-MH-2018 chromosome 13, whole genome shotgun sequence genomic stretch:
- a CDS encoding (R,R)-butanediol dehydrogenase — MKAALFYGPGQVRVEHIPEPQPKEGQVKVKGIGGWGGGLAEYIAVDTRNLHILPDGISLEIGAMIEPLAVAWYAVKRSGFKAGQSALITGGGPIGLLVLKVLRSRDPSAVVILSEPASGRRNLALKHGATSAVDPTAKRSPSSDILHDTVAELTNGRGVDVAFDAAGIQASIDACLLNLRPRGTLVNVAIWENNPTININLITGREIVMTSISAYTGIHPELLEAVAAGEIKDLEDLITKKIHIDDVVEEGIKALLNEKDKQVKILVHP; from the exons ATGAAGGCAGCACTGTTCTACGGACCTGGACAGGTGAGGGTTGAGCACATTCCTGAACCCCAGCCCAAGGAGGGTCAAGTAAAAGTCAAG GGAATTGGTGGATGGGGTGGAGGTCTTGCAGAGTACATTGCAGTTGACACACGAAACCTTCATATCTTACCTGATGGGATATCAC TCGAAATAGGAGCAATGATTGAGCCACTGGCAGTTGCCTGGTACGCTGTAAAGAGGTCCGGGTTCAAGGCAGGGCAAAGTGCTCTTATAACTGGAGGTGGCCCG ATTGGGCTTCTTGTATTAAAGGTTTTAAG GTCTCGGGATCCTTCCGCCGTCGTCATACTTTCTGAACCTGCTTCTGGTCGGCGGAACCTTGCATTAAAGCATGGAGCTACGTCTGCTGTAGATCCTACTGCTAAGCGATCGCCATCTTCTGATATACTTCATGACACCGTTGCGGAGCTTACGAATGGCCGCGGAGTCGATGTTGCATTTGATGCCGCGGGAATTCAAGCAAGCATAGACGCTTGCCTGTTGAACTTGCGTCCTCGCGGGACCCTCGTCAACGTTGCCATCTGGGAAAATAATCCTACCATCAACATAAATCTGATAACGGGACGCGAAATCGTTATGACCT CCATTTCTGCATATACCGGTATTCATCCTGAACTACTGGAAGCAGTGGCAGCTGGAGAGATCAAGGATTTAGAGGATTTGATTACAAAGAAAATTCATATTGATgacgttgttgaagaaggtaTCAAAGCGTTGCTCAACGAAAAGGACAAGCAAG TTAAAATATTAGTGCATCCGTGA
- a CDS encoding Efflux pump vrtL — MPGTNAVYSVWNIACGFAKSKNQLLVFRFLAGLGGSAPLAIGGGVIGDVWRAEERGQAIAIYSLAPLLGPVIGPMCGAWIAERSTYKWVLWSTSIVDVLVQLSGLFFLRETFAPVLLERKAKQIRARLDLENGSKREVRTVFDSTDRTWKTIFSKALTRPFQLFIHETIVQILGIYMAFVYGLFYLFLTTIPAIFSGIYHEGSGIGGLNYLALGLGLVVTSQVNGRYMDTIYRYLKSKNGNVGEPEFRLPTLAPGSLLLPLGLLLSGWSAQNRLHWILVDIGLACVGSGLILVYQGIQTYVVDTFTLHAASALAAVSTLRALAGFGFPLFAPSMYASLGYGKGNTILACCAIGLGCPAPVLLWKYGKMIRMGSRYANKQVQINLSPSTASTTPASGSTLEVDTKQNTN, encoded by the exons ATGCCCGGAACTAATGCAGTCTATTCAGTATGGAATATTGCCTGTGGATTTGCCAAAAGCAAAAACCAACTGTTGGTATTTCGCTTTCTGGCAGGTCTTGGGGGCAGCGCACCGCTGGCG ATCGGAGGTGGTGTCATTGGTGACGTTTGGAGAGCAGAAGAGAGGGGACAGGCGATTGCAATATACTCTCTCGCACCACTTTTAGGCCCTGTTATTGGCCCTATGTGTGGTGCATG GATCGCAGAAAGGTCGACTTATAAATGGGTTCTGTGGTCTACAAGTATCGTTGATGTCCTGGTGCAACTTTCTGGGTTATTCTTTTTACGCGAAA CATTCGCTCCTGTACTTCTCGAAAGAAAGGCCAAACAAATCAGGGCTAGGCTTGATCTCGAGAATGGTTCCAAACGAGAAGTCCGGACTGTCTTCGATTCCACGGACCGAAC ATGGAAAACTATCTTCTCCAAAGCACTGACACGCCCATTTCAACTGTTTATCCACGAGACGATCGTACAGATCCTTGGAATCTACATGGCCTTTGTGTATGGACTTTTCTACC TCTTTCTTACGACTATTCCCGCCATATTTAGCGGTATATACCACGAAGGCTCTGGTATCGGGGGGTTGAACTATCTCGCATTAGGACTGGGACTCGTCGTCACCTCTCAGGTAAACGGCCGATATATGGATACCATCTATAGATACCTGAAAAGCAAGAATGGAAATGTTGGTGAACCTGAGTTTCGTCTTC CTACTCTTGCTCCGGGCTCGCTGTTACTCCCCCTTGGACTTCTACTAAGCGGCTGGAGCGCACAGAACAGGCTTCATTGGATTCTTGTAGACATT GGTCTTGCCTGTGTCGGATCAGGGCTAATCCTTGTTTACCAAGGGATACAAACCTACGTCGTCGATACATTTACATTGCATGCCGCATCTG CGCTTGCTGCAGTCTCTACACTGCGAGCACTAGCTGGTTTCGGTTTCCCACTTTTTGCGCCTTCTATGTATGCATCACTCGGATATGGTAAGGGAAATACTATTTTGGCGTGTTGTGCTATTGGATTGGGATGTCCAGC GCCTGTTCTTCTATGGAAGTATGGAAAGATGATCAGGATGGGCAGTCGATACGCGAACAAGCAAGTTCAGATCAATTTATCGCCATCAACAGCGAGCACAACTCCTGCCTCAGGATCAACCCTCGAGGTCGATACTAAACAAAACACAAATTAG